Below is a genomic region from Marinobacter salarius.
TTCGGGCAGAAGCCGAATGCTGGAATTTGGCAGACGGGCCGCCAGCTTCTGGGAACAGGTCCAAGGCACCAATGAGTCATCACGGGTCGCAAGCACGAGCGTCTCTGCACGCACTTTGGCCAGCTCCTGCGCAGCCGGTTGCCAGGCCAGAAGCGCCGCGATGCGCCTTAGAACATTTGCCGGAGGCGGGAAACTGGCCAACGCATGAGAAGACTCCTGCTCCAGCCACTCAGTGTTGGCGGCTATCCATACCGGCGTGTACAGGAACAGAGGCTGGGCTTCGAGATACGCCTCAGGCCCGGAATTCAGCAGTAACTTCCTGCGCACCGAGAAGCATCGCCGGGAATGCGCATTGGGTTCTGACCAGGCGTTGATTAACAGCAGGCTGGCAACCAACTCCGGCGACCGTCGCGCCAACTCCAGACCGATCAGCCCGCCCAGTGCATGACCAATGAAATGCACCGGCCCGGACACCTGATCCTCCAGCAACCCGCCAAGCTCTGCCGCCATCGCTTCAACCGTGTAGAGCTCCGGGATTTCACCCCGGCTGCGCCCGGTGCCGAAATGGTCATAGACCAGCACCCGATAATACTTGGTTAGAGCGGGCAACTGAGCCGCCCAGTAATTCCTTGACCCACCGAGCCCGGCACTGAGCACGACGAGCTCACCGTCGGCCGGGCCATGGATTTCCCAATAAAGTGAGCTTACGGCACCAGTCATCATTTACCTACGTGCGCAATACTGGCGATTTCAACCAATGCATCCGGCTTCACCAGGCCACATTGAATGCAATAACGGGCCGGTTTCTCTCCCGGAAAGTACTCGGCATACACCTTGTTGACCGCCGCGTAGTTGTCCCAGTCGGTGACCATGATCATGTTGAAGGTAACGTCGTCCATGGTTCCGCCCGCCGCTTCAACAACGCCTTTGATGATCTCCAGTACGTGCCGGGTCTGGGCTTCTGCGTCGCCGACGTGAACCACGTTGGTGTCCTTGTCAAACGGCAAAGTCCCGGAAACGTACACAACGCCATCGGCCATGGAGCCGGGGACGTAAGGAGCCAGCGGTTTTCCTGAACCTGCGGGAATAATGGAAGTCTTTGGCATGGTGTATCTCCGTCTTTTATGCAGCTGTGGATTCAGTTTGAGCTGTTTCTGCGTCGCCTGTAGCGCCGCCGAAGGTCTGGCAGAAATCTTCTGTGCTGGACACCCAGCCGAAGAACGTTTCAATGTTGTACAACGCGGCCTGCTGGATGAACTCCGGGCCAGCCTGGTGCGTGGCATCGGCCAGAACCACCCCGAAGTACTCCAGGAAAAAGCCGTCTCTCAGGGTCGATTCAACACAGACGTTGGTCGCGATGCCGGTAAAGATCAGGTTGCGAATACCCCGACTGCGCAGAATGCTGTCAAACGAGGTGTTGAAGAAACCGCTGTAACGGGGCTTGGGTATGACTATATCGCCGGGCTGTGGCTGAAGTTCCTCCACCAGATCATAGTCCCAGGTACCCTTGGCAAGAAGGCTGCCATTGAGTTCCGGTTTCTTACGCATGGTTTTCAGGGCATTGGATTTGTACCAGTTCGGGGAACCGGGGCCACCAGCTTCAACGTACTCTGGGTCCCAGCCGTTCTGGAAGAAAATCACCGGAATGCCTGCCGCCCGCGCCACAGCGATCGCCTTTTTGATCTGCTGGATGACAGGTCCGGTTGTGGAAACGTCGAAGCCGGCCCGGTCCAGATAACCTCCGATCGTGGAATACGCGTTCTGCATATCCACCACGACCAGCGCCGACTCACTGGCGCGGACATTCAGGGCTTCCGGTTTTCCCGGCAATTCCAGAACAGGTTCCGCGCCGGTATTCAGGATGTAGCCCGATTGCTCCGTTTCGATGTTCATACGGCCTGCTCCAGTTCCTGGTTGATATGTACCCGCGTTTTCATCAGCGGCTGAATGTACTTGCCGAAGTCCTCAATGCCCTGAACGAAATCGTCAAAGGTCAGCATTACGCCACTGACACCCTCAACCGTACCTACTTCATCCAGCATCCGAGCGACACTCTCGTAGGAACCTACCAGGGTGCCCATATTGATGTTCACTGCGGACGTCGGATCTGCCATCTGACGGATGTTGGTATCGGATTTGGACTTCTTGTCCGCGGCACCCTGTTCACCGAGCCAGGCCACCGCCTCTTCATCGACACCTTCCTTGTAGGATTCCCACTTGGCCCGCGCCGCTTCATCAGTTTTGTCGGCAATCAGCATGAACAGGGCGACGGAACTGACCTCCCGCTGGGCTTCTTCGGTAGCCTTAACCAGGCGCTCAACGGTTGGCGCAAAGGCAGTTGGCGTGTTCACCCCTTTACCAAAGCAGAAGTTGTAATCGGCATATTTGGCGGTAAACGCCATCCCGGCCTCACTCTGCCCGGCACAAATAACTTTCATGTCGGCCTGCGGTACGGGGCTAACACGACAATCATCCATCTGGAAGTGCTCGCCTTTGAAATCACTGTGGCCAGTCGCCCAGAGATCCCGCAGCACCTGGGCATATTCACCAAGATACTCATAGCGGGAGCCGAAGAATTCATCGCCCGGCCATAGCCCCATCTGGGAGTATTCCGGTTTCTGCCAGCCCGTCACCAGGTTCACCCCGAAACGACCATTGGAGATGGAATCAATGGTGGAGGCCATACGAGCAACGATGGCCGGCGGCATGGTCAGTGTTGCCGCAGTGGCGAATAACTGGATTTTGCTGGTGACTGCAGCAAGGCCCGCCATCA
It encodes:
- the rutC gene encoding pyrimidine utilization protein C, coding for MPKTSIIPAGSGKPLAPYVPGSMADGVVYVSGTLPFDKDTNVVHVGDAEAQTRHVLEIIKGVVEAAGGTMDDVTFNMIMVTDWDNYAAVNKVYAEYFPGEKPARYCIQCGLVKPDALVEIASIAHVGK
- the rutB gene encoding pyrimidine utilization protein B — its product is MNIETEQSGYILNTGAEPVLELPGKPEALNVRASESALVVVDMQNAYSTIGGYLDRAGFDVSTTGPVIQQIKKAIAVARAAGIPVIFFQNGWDPEYVEAGGPGSPNWYKSNALKTMRKKPELNGSLLAKGTWDYDLVEELQPQPGDIVIPKPRYSGFFNTSFDSILRSRGIRNLIFTGIATNVCVESTLRDGFFLEYFGVVLADATHQAGPEFIQQAALYNIETFFGWVSSTEDFCQTFGGATGDAETAQTESTAA
- the rutA gene encoding pyrimidine utilization protein A, which encodes MNIGVFIPIGNNGWLISKNAPQYMPTFELNREITQKAEGYGFDFALSMIKLRGFGGETEFWEHNLESFTLMAGLAAVTSKIQLFATAATLTMPPAIVARMASTIDSISNGRFGVNLVTGWQKPEYSQMGLWPGDEFFGSRYEYLGEYAQVLRDLWATGHSDFKGEHFQMDDCRVSPVPQADMKVICAGQSEAGMAFTAKYADYNFCFGKGVNTPTAFAPTVERLVKATEEAQREVSSVALFMLIADKTDEAARAKWESYKEGVDEEAVAWLGEQGAADKKSKSDTNIRQMADPTSAVNINMGTLVGSYESVARMLDEVGTVEGVSGVMLTFDDFVQGIEDFGKYIQPLMKTRVHINQELEQAV
- the rutD gene encoding pyrimidine utilization protein D; protein product: MTGAVSSLYWEIHGPADGELVVLSAGLGGSRNYWAAQLPALTKYYRVLVYDHFGTGRSRGEIPELYTVEAMAAELGGLLEDQVSGPVHFIGHALGGLIGLELARRSPELVASLLLINAWSEPNAHSRRCFSVRRKLLLNSGPEAYLEAQPLFLYTPVWIAANTEWLEQESSHALASFPPPANVLRRIAALLAWQPAAQELAKVRAETLVLATRDDSLVPWTCSQKLAARLPNSSIRLLPEGGHGVNVTEVERFNELMLDHLRKHRLPAAALTTQEAL